In Gulosibacter molinativorax, a single window of DNA contains:
- a CDS encoding PaaI family thioesterase, with protein sequence MNSTKNTVAYKELADHHPILKDDFASEWMGIRVVKAEYGDVEIEMDLRKEMLNGFAIAHGGMVFAFADSAFAMACNSHEENGTMTVASGVDVNFLRPAQVGQTLRAKARAVHEGRSGVYDIEVTAQGPNDPEPILIMIFRGRSRTIPKPASRS encoded by the coding sequence ATGAATTCAACGAAGAACACAGTCGCCTACAAGGAGCTTGCTGATCACCACCCGATCTTGAAGGATGACTTCGCGAGCGAGTGGATGGGCATCCGCGTCGTCAAAGCCGAGTATGGCGACGTCGAGATCGAAATGGATCTCCGCAAGGAGATGCTCAACGGGTTCGCGATCGCTCACGGCGGCATGGTCTTCGCGTTTGCAGACAGCGCCTTTGCGATGGCGTGCAACTCGCACGAGGAGAACGGCACGATGACCGTCGCCTCCGGCGTTGACGTGAACTTCCTACGCCCAGCTCAGGTCGGGCAGACCCTTCGCGCCAAGGCCCGCGCGGTCCACGAAGGTCGTAGCGGTGTCTACGACATCGAGGTCACCGCGCAGGGGCCGAACGACCCCGAGCCGATCTTAATCATGATCTTCCGTGGCCGCAGTCGGACCATCCCGAAGCCCGCTTCCCGCTCCTAG
- the paaA gene encoding 1,2-phenylacetyl-CoA epoxidase subunit PaaA: MTNNVTEMPHRDEADQERAQAYFDGIIAKDSRIEPADWMPDAYRKTLTRQIAQHAHSEIIGMQPEGNWITRAPSLKRKAILTAKVQDEAGHGLYLYSAAETLGTSRDEMTQQLLDGRAKYSSIFNYPARTWADMGAIGWLVDGAAIANQVPLCRCSYGPYGRAMVRICKEESFHQRQGWEILYTLSNGTPAQKQMAQEAVNRTYGPALQMFGPPDDQSPNSKQSMAWNIKRFSNDELRQRFVDMIVPQAEALGLTLPDPDLKWNEERGHYDYGELDWDEFFGVIKGHGPANAQRLAHRRAAHDNGAWVREAAAEYARKQADAQSQSAAVA, from the coding sequence ATGACGAACAACGTAACCGAGATGCCACATCGCGACGAGGCTGACCAGGAGCGCGCTCAGGCGTACTTCGACGGCATCATCGCGAAGGACTCCCGAATCGAGCCCGCCGACTGGATGCCCGACGCCTACCGCAAGACGCTCACCCGACAGATTGCCCAGCACGCGCACTCCGAGATCATCGGTATGCAGCCCGAGGGTAACTGGATCACCCGCGCCCCCTCGCTGAAGCGCAAGGCTATCCTCACCGCGAAGGTGCAGGATGAGGCGGGTCACGGCCTTTACCTCTACTCGGCCGCCGAGACCCTCGGCACCTCCCGCGACGAGATGACGCAGCAGCTGCTGGACGGCCGTGCGAAGTACTCGTCGATCTTCAACTACCCCGCGCGCACGTGGGCGGACATGGGCGCGATCGGCTGGCTCGTCGACGGCGCCGCGATCGCCAACCAGGTGCCGCTGTGCCGCTGCTCCTACGGCCCCTACGGTCGCGCGATGGTGCGAATCTGTAAGGAAGAGTCGTTCCACCAGCGCCAGGGCTGGGAGATTCTGTACACCCTCTCGAACGGCACCCCAGCGCAGAAGCAGATGGCGCAGGAAGCGGTCAACCGCACCTACGGCCCCGCGCTGCAGATGTTCGGTCCGCCGGACGACCAGTCGCCTAACTCAAAGCAGTCGATGGCGTGGAACATCAAGCGCTTCTCGAACGACGAGCTGCGCCAGCGCTTCGTCGACATGATCGTGCCGCAGGCCGAGGCCCTCGGGCTGACGCTTCCGGACCCGGACCTCAAGTGGAACGAAGAGCGCGGTCACTACGACTATGGAGAGCTCGACTGGGACGAGTTCTTCGGCGTAATCAAGGGCCACGGCCCCGCGAACGCGCAGCGTCTCGCACACCGTCGCGCCGCACACGACAACGGCGCATGGGTTCGTGAGGCCGCCGCAGAGTATGCGCGCAAGCAGGCCGACGCGCAGTCGCAGTCCGCGGCCGTCGCCTAA
- the paaB gene encoding 1,2-phenylacetyl-CoA epoxidase subunit PaaB, whose translation MSEQSNTAATPPRNQWPLWEVFVRSSRGLSHVHAGSLHAPDAKMALRNARDLYTRRNEGVSLWVVRSEDIAASDPDNKDSFFESSQGKNYRHATYYTKSEGVKHL comes from the coding sequence ATGAGCGAACAGTCCAATACCGCTGCGACCCCGCCGCGTAACCAGTGGCCGCTTTGGGAGGTCTTTGTCCGGTCCTCGCGCGGCCTCAGCCACGTGCACGCCGGTTCGTTGCACGCCCCGGACGCCAAGATGGCGCTTCGCAACGCCCGCGACCTTTACACGCGCCGCAACGAGGGCGTGTCCCTCTGGGTCGTCCGTAGCGAAGACATTGCTGCTTCGGACCCGGACAACAAGGACTCGTTTTTCGAGTCCTCGCAGGGCAAGAACTACCGTCACGCCACCTACTACACGAAGTCTGAAGGGGTGAAGCACCTGTGA
- the paaC gene encoding 1,2-phenylacetyl-CoA epoxidase subunit PaaC: protein MSGGSGFDSATLISAGYALTSEELASSGVQASDDVAEYALRLGDDALILAQNMLWWVSRAPELEEDIALGNVALDLLGHARVLLTFAGSASGKSEDDLAYFREEEEFRCLHLVQFPGHDFGETIARQLIFSHYAFEQWKRLENSADATIAAIAAKASKELDYHVDHAEQWTQRLGLGTEESNRRLQAGLDYFWPYIDELFEDDEFIEKLGPVAVRPSELREDVMARITTAIEEAGLRVPEVKQAVTGGRRGEHREALGHLLAEMQVLARKHPGVTW from the coding sequence GTGAGCGGCGGTAGCGGTTTTGATTCGGCCACCCTCATCTCGGCGGGCTACGCGCTCACCTCGGAGGAGCTCGCCTCGAGCGGCGTCCAGGCCTCGGATGACGTTGCGGAATACGCGCTTCGCCTCGGCGATGATGCGCTGATCCTCGCGCAGAACATGCTGTGGTGGGTCTCCCGTGCACCCGAACTCGAGGAAGACATCGCCCTCGGTAACGTGGCCCTCGACCTGCTCGGTCACGCTCGCGTGCTGCTCACGTTCGCCGGTTCGGCGTCGGGCAAGAGCGAGGATGACCTGGCCTACTTCCGCGAGGAAGAGGAGTTCCGGTGCCTGCACCTCGTGCAGTTCCCCGGCCACGACTTCGGAGAGACGATCGCGCGCCAGCTCATCTTCTCCCACTATGCGTTCGAGCAGTGGAAGCGGCTCGAGAACTCGGCGGATGCGACCATCGCGGCGATCGCGGCGAAGGCATCCAAGGAACTCGATTATCACGTCGACCACGCCGAGCAGTGGACGCAGCGACTCGGTCTTGGCACTGAAGAGTCGAACCGCCGCCTCCAGGCCGGCCTCGACTACTTCTGGCCCTACATCGACGAGCTGTTCGAAGACGATGAATTTATCGAGAAGCTCGGCCCCGTCGCGGTGCGTCCGTCCGAGCTGCGCGAAGACGTCATGGCCCGCATCACAACCGCGATCGAGGAGGCAGGCCTCCGCGTTCCCGAGGTCAAGCAGGCGGTCACCGGCGGCCGCCGCGGCGAGCACCGCGAGGCCCTCGGCCACCTTCTGGCCGAGATGCAGGTGCTTGCGCGCAAGCACCCCGGCGTCACTTGGTAG
- the paaD gene encoding 1,2-phenylacetyl-CoA epoxidase subunit PaaD — translation MIEQIDKNLAQRPKDPEAARVWDIVGKVTDPEIPVLSIIDIGILRDVLVGSDGTPQVIITPTYSGCPAMDTIKADVEQALRDAGYERSEVTLVLAPAWTTDWMTPEGKKKLEEYGIAPPTGSAAVGMQRGPKRLSLAVRCPRCGSIKTNELSRFGSTSCKALYQCANCQEPFDYFKVH, via the coding sequence ATGATTGAACAGATCGACAAGAACCTCGCGCAGCGGCCGAAGGACCCTGAGGCCGCCCGTGTGTGGGACATCGTCGGTAAGGTGACCGACCCGGAAATTCCGGTGCTTTCGATTATCGACATCGGCATCCTGCGGGATGTGCTGGTCGGCTCCGACGGCACCCCGCAGGTGATCATCACGCCGACCTATTCGGGCTGCCCGGCGATGGACACGATCAAGGCCGACGTCGAGCAGGCCCTGCGCGACGCGGGGTATGAGCGGTCCGAGGTGACGCTCGTGCTCGCTCCCGCATGGACGACCGACTGGATGACCCCCGAGGGCAAGAAAAAGCTCGAGGAATACGGCATCGCGCCGCCCACCGGCAGCGCGGCGGTGGGGATGCAGCGCGGCCCGAAGCGACTCTCGCTCGCGGTGCGCTGCCCCCGCTGCGGATCCATTAAGACTAATGAACTGAGCCGATTCGGCTCGACCTCCTGCAAGGCGCTGTATCAGTGCGCCAACTGTCAGGAACCGTTCGACTACTTCAAGGTGCACTAG
- the paaE gene encoding 1,2-phenylacetyl-CoA epoxidase subunit PaaE gives MTEATIESNADNGAGTGKRRAVFHTLEVSGVRKLTEKAIEVSFAVPEDLQSEYDYAAGQYVALRATIDGQEVRRSYSICEAPTPGTIKVGIKRDLGGLFSNWANDNLEAGFEMDVMSPQGVFVSKHQLTGMNDADKVSAEAVADGASHFVAAAAGSGITPVIAIAKSLLEHPNTQVDLIYANRAASDVMFLEDLADLKDRYPTRLAVHHVLSREQRQAPIYSGRLDAEKLSQLFEYIIDVPNVDEWFLCGPFELVQLVRDELSSRDVPDEKVRFELFSTGQPGEGAQSSAGRPVEVDPEGDNFEISFVLDGLSGEVKSPKDARETVLNAALRVRPDVPFACAGGVCGTCRAKVTLGSVDMAENYALEKDDVANGYVLTCQSRPTTDKVAVDFDA, from the coding sequence GTGACTGAAGCAACGATTGAATCCAACGCCGACAACGGGGCCGGCACGGGCAAGCGGCGGGCCGTGTTCCACACCCTCGAGGTGAGTGGCGTGCGCAAGCTGACCGAGAAAGCGATCGAGGTCTCGTTCGCCGTCCCGGAAGACCTCCAGAGTGAGTACGACTACGCCGCCGGCCAGTATGTGGCTCTGCGCGCAACTATCGACGGCCAAGAGGTGCGTCGCAGTTACTCGATTTGTGAGGCCCCGACTCCCGGGACCATCAAGGTGGGAATTAAGCGCGACCTCGGTGGACTCTTCTCGAACTGGGCGAACGACAACCTCGAGGCCGGTTTCGAGATGGACGTGATGAGCCCGCAGGGCGTGTTCGTCTCGAAGCACCAGCTGACCGGGATGAACGACGCGGACAAGGTGAGCGCGGAGGCCGTGGCCGACGGCGCGAGCCACTTCGTCGCGGCGGCAGCAGGCTCCGGCATCACCCCGGTGATTGCCATTGCGAAGTCCCTCCTCGAACATCCGAACACCCAGGTCGACCTGATCTACGCGAACCGCGCGGCGTCCGACGTGATGTTCCTCGAGGACCTCGCCGATCTCAAGGACCGCTATCCGACTCGACTCGCGGTGCACCACGTGCTTTCGCGCGAGCAGCGCCAGGCACCGATCTACTCGGGACGACTCGACGCGGAGAAACTCTCGCAGCTGTTTGAGTACATCATCGACGTGCCAAACGTCGACGAGTGGTTCCTGTGCGGTCCGTTCGAGCTCGTGCAGCTCGTGCGCGACGAGCTCTCCAGCCGCGACGTTCCGGACGAGAAGGTGCGCTTCGAGCTCTTCTCGACCGGCCAGCCGGGTGAGGGCGCGCAGTCGAGCGCGGGTCGCCCTGTTGAGGTCGACCCGGAGGGCGACAACTTCGAGATCAGCTTTGTCCTCGACGGGCTCAGCGGCGAGGTCAAGTCGCCGAAGGATGCGCGCGAAACGGTCCTCAACGCGGCACTCCGCGTGCGTCCCGATGTGCCCTTCGCGTGCGCGGGTGGTGTGTGCGGCACGTGCCGCGCCAAGGTCACCCTCGGCAGCGTCGACATGGCCGAGAACTACGCGCTTGAGAAGGACGACGTCGCTAACGGCTACGTCCTGACGTGCCAGTCGCGGCCGACCACCGACAAGGTCGCGGTCGACTTCGACGCGTAA
- a CDS encoding enoyl-CoA hydratase/isomerase family protein produces MIELSIVDGAAEIVLNAPKKLNSLGEADLAELNEKLDEAAAARAKALLLRGEGRAFCAGRDISGVDPKTDDVADFLGNRVTGVLKKISEFPAPTFAAVQGACLGVGLGLAIAADVVYVAESAKIGSPFANLGATLDSGGHWLFTERLGAHRTLDLIYTAEFMSGREAVEQGLFSRWVADDELLEFTRERVQRVAAGAQLAFATSKKLVQQIRDERIGMWESIDAENRAQGDLCLSEDYAEGFKAFQEKRKPEFRGR; encoded by the coding sequence ATGATTGAGCTGAGCATCGTCGACGGCGCCGCCGAGATCGTCCTGAACGCACCGAAGAAGCTGAACTCGCTCGGCGAGGCTGACCTCGCCGAGCTCAATGAAAAGCTGGACGAGGCCGCTGCGGCGAGGGCCAAGGCGCTCCTGCTGCGCGGCGAGGGGCGCGCATTCTGCGCGGGCCGCGACATCTCGGGCGTCGACCCGAAGACGGATGATGTGGCCGACTTCCTCGGGAACCGAGTGACCGGTGTCCTCAAGAAGATCAGTGAGTTTCCTGCGCCGACCTTCGCGGCCGTCCAGGGCGCGTGCCTCGGTGTCGGTCTCGGTCTCGCGATCGCGGCGGATGTCGTGTACGTGGCGGAGAGCGCAAAGATCGGCTCGCCGTTTGCGAATCTTGGCGCGACGCTCGACTCGGGCGGGCACTGGCTGTTCACCGAACGACTCGGCGCGCACCGCACGCTCGACCTCATCTATACGGCCGAGTTCATGTCCGGCCGGGAAGCGGTCGAACAGGGTCTCTTCAGCCGCTGGGTCGCCGACGACGAGCTGCTCGAGTTCACCCGGGAACGCGTCCAGCGTGTTGCCGCGGGCGCGCAGCTCGCCTTCGCGACGTCGAAGAAGCTCGTGCAGCAGATTCGCGATGAGCGAATTGGCATGTGGGAGTCGATCGACGCGGAAAACCGCGCACAGGGAGACCTTTGCCTAAGCGAGGACTACGCAGAGGGATTCAAGGCCTTCCAGGAGAAGCGCAAGCCTGAGTTCCGCGGGCGCTAG
- a CDS encoding DNA gyrase/topoisomerase IV subunit A, with amino-acid sequence MATTPSSHSEFDRIEDVDVSTEMRGSFLEYAYSVIYSRALPDARDGMKPVQRRILYQMTEMGLRPDRGHVKSARVVGDVMGKLHPHGDSAIYDAMARLAQPFTQRVPLIDGHGNFGSLDDGPAAPRYTEARLTAAALALTESLDEDVVDFVPNYDNSLQQPEVLPAAWPNLLVNGASGIAVGMATNMAPHNLGEVISAAQHLLEHPDATLAELMRHVPGPDLPGGARIIGLDGVREAYETGRGSFRMRATAAIENVTARRKGIVISELPYLVGPEKVIERIKQGVQSKKLTGISSVTDLTDRKHGMKLVIELKTGFVPEAVLEQLYRHTPLEESFHINNVALVDGAPQTLGLRELLDVYLRHRISVVRRRSEFRLGKRRDRLHLIEGLLIAILDIDEVIQIIRSSDDADEARGRLQIVFDLSERQAEYILELRLRRLTKFSRIELEAEADQLRREIEELEALLGSEDLLRMQVSRELGEAADQFSTPRRTVLIEGDAQVQATSRSAKAPSADALQMPDVPTRVLLSTTGKILRVELEEDGSFPRPRRRSKHDAILADVPTSTLSDIGAVTNTGVVYRATPVSLPASPAASALMSAGVSAREYFGITDRKEQIVGLVPLGVETPLALATKQGVVKRVNPAEWKAQHEMSAIALKPGDEVVGAARANDDAELVFVTSDAQLLHYSASLVRPQGAGAGGMAGIRLGEDARVISFSVLQAEEIDHAVVVTIAEPPADEALFGDVLGSAKISEFGEFPAKGRATGGVRAQRFVRSETALALAWVGPTPVRATSKDGSVRPLPDGFAKRDASGTQLEAPVDALGCAMGDAPSESD; translated from the coding sequence ATGGCGACGACCCCCTCTTCACACTCCGAGTTCGACCGGATTGAGGACGTCGACGTTTCCACAGAGATGCGCGGCTCCTTCCTGGAGTACGCGTATTCGGTGATCTACTCGCGCGCGCTCCCGGACGCGCGCGACGGCATGAAGCCGGTGCAGCGACGCATCCTGTACCAGATGACCGAGATGGGGCTGCGCCCCGACAGGGGCCACGTGAAGTCTGCCCGCGTCGTCGGCGACGTGATGGGCAAGCTGCACCCGCACGGCGACTCCGCAATCTATGACGCGATGGCTCGCCTCGCGCAGCCCTTTACGCAGCGCGTGCCGCTCATCGACGGGCACGGCAACTTCGGCTCACTCGACGACGGCCCCGCCGCACCCCGCTACACCGAGGCACGACTCACCGCCGCGGCCCTCGCCCTTACCGAATCGCTCGACGAGGACGTCGTCGACTTCGTCCCGAACTACGACAACTCGCTCCAGCAGCCCGAGGTCCTCCCCGCGGCGTGGCCCAACCTGCTCGTCAACGGCGCATCCGGAATCGCCGTCGGCATGGCGACCAACATGGCCCCGCACAATCTCGGCGAGGTGATCTCGGCCGCGCAGCACCTCCTCGAGCATCCGGACGCCACGCTCGCCGAGCTCATGCGGCACGTGCCAGGGCCGGACCTACCTGGCGGTGCGAGGATCATCGGCCTCGACGGCGTCCGCGAGGCGTACGAGACCGGGCGAGGGTCGTTCAGGATGCGCGCCACGGCGGCCATCGAGAACGTCACGGCGCGGCGCAAGGGCATCGTGATTAGCGAGCTCCCCTACCTCGTCGGTCCCGAGAAGGTCATCGAGCGCATCAAGCAGGGCGTGCAGTCGAAGAAGCTCACTGGCATTTCCTCGGTGACCGACCTCACCGACCGTAAGCACGGCATGAAGCTCGTCATCGAGCTCAAGACCGGATTCGTGCCCGAGGCCGTGCTCGAGCAGCTGTACCGACACACGCCGCTCGAAGAGTCGTTCCACATCAACAACGTCGCCCTCGTCGACGGCGCCCCGCAGACCCTTGGGCTACGCGAGCTGCTCGACGTCTACCTGCGCCACCGTATCTCGGTCGTGCGTCGCCGCAGCGAGTTCCGCCTCGGCAAGCGTCGCGATCGCCTACACCTCATCGAGGGTCTGCTGATCGCGATCCTCGACATCGACGAGGTCATCCAGATCATTCGCTCCTCGGACGACGCCGATGAGGCCCGCGGCCGGCTCCAGATCGTCTTCGACCTCTCGGAGCGTCAGGCGGAATACATCCTCGAGCTGCGGCTGCGCCGCCTCACCAAGTTCTCACGCATCGAGCTCGAGGCCGAGGCAGACCAGTTGCGTCGCGAGATCGAGGAACTCGAGGCGCTCCTCGGTTCGGAAGACCTGCTGCGCATGCAGGTCAGCCGCGAGCTCGGGGAAGCCGCAGATCAGTTTTCGACGCCCCGCCGCACGGTGCTCATCGAGGGCGACGCGCAGGTGCAGGCGACCTCGCGCTCGGCGAAGGCTCCGAGCGCCGACGCCCTTCAGATGCCGGACGTGCCGACGCGCGTGCTGCTGTCGACCACCGGCAAGATCCTGCGCGTCGAGCTCGAGGAGGACGGCAGCTTCCCGCGGCCGCGACGACGCTCGAAGCACGACGCGATCCTCGCCGATGTCCCGACTTCGACGCTCTCCGACATCGGCGCGGTGACGAATACGGGGGTCGTGTATCGCGCGACTCCCGTGTCCCTCCCCGCCTCCCCCGCCGCATCCGCGCTGATGAGCGCGGGTGTGTCGGCGCGCGAGTACTTCGGCATCACCGACCGCAAGGAACAAATCGTGGGCCTCGTGCCCCTCGGCGTTGAGACGCCACTCGCCCTCGCCACGAAGCAGGGCGTGGTCAAGCGCGTCAACCCCGCCGAGTGGAAGGCGCAGCACGAGATGAGCGCGATCGCGCTCAAGCCAGGCGATGAGGTGGTCGGTGCCGCGCGTGCCAACGACGATGCCGAGCTCGTGTTCGTCACGAGCGACGCGCAGCTCCTCCACTACTCGGCGTCGCTAGTGCGTCCGCAGGGCGCAGGTGCTGGCGGCATGGCTGGCATCCGCCTCGGTGAGGATGCGCGAGTCATCAGCTTCTCGGTGCTCCAGGCCGAGGAGATCGACCACGCGGTCGTCGTCACGATCGCGGAGCCACCTGCCGATGAGGCGCTCTTTGGCGACGTGCTCGGCAGCGCCAAGATCAGCGAGTTTGGCGAGTTCCCGGCCAAGGGCCGCGCCACGGGAGGCGTGCGCGCGCAACGCTTCGTCCGCTCCGAGACGGCGCTCGCGCTCGCGTGGGTCGGCCCGACTCCGGTGCGGGCCACATCAAAGGATGGTTCGGTACGGCCGCTCCCCGATGGCTTCGCGAAGCGGGATGCGTCGGGCACACAGCTTGAAGCCCCCGTGGATGCGCTGGGCTGCGCCATGGGTGACGCGCCCAGCGAATCCGACTAG
- a CDS encoding alkaline phosphatase family protein, with amino-acid sequence MEPIVFNRPENVPTLADVLPNCIAAMNGQPNCLGLPAVRGVVVVLVDGLGESLLRTRGGHARHTVRGWQPEHIAVSFPSTTVAGITSLMTGAYAGEHGLVGYSIWDRRADEYRNQLSGWGDGMDPATWQLRSTVFESIVAERSPITPVIVSTEDYRSSGLTQASLRGGDYHGAETMTDRAELAATLCRKVKRPLVYLYHAELDQAGHKHGSESGNWLEKLEELDYSISQLLDQLPADIGVLVTADHGMIDIPHEEQIDFEGDLLQGVLAVAGEPRLRHIYLDEAADARALARRYEDAEGERAWVFTREELLATGLYGSNVAEAARERIGDLVVAARDRVTYFTPGMPASMRLMIGQHGSLTNEETIVPLIRHGAF; translated from the coding sequence ATGGAGCCAATCGTATTCAACCGCCCGGAAAACGTGCCAACGCTCGCCGACGTGTTGCCGAACTGCATCGCCGCGATGAACGGCCAGCCGAACTGCCTCGGGCTCCCGGCAGTGCGCGGCGTCGTGGTGGTGCTCGTGGACGGACTCGGTGAGTCGCTGCTGCGCACGCGCGGCGGTCACGCTCGTCACACAGTACGCGGTTGGCAGCCCGAACACATCGCGGTGAGCTTCCCATCCACGACGGTCGCTGGGATTACGTCGCTCATGACAGGTGCCTACGCGGGGGAGCACGGGCTGGTTGGCTACTCGATCTGGGATCGTCGTGCCGACGAGTACCGCAACCAGCTCTCGGGTTGGGGCGACGGCATGGATCCCGCGACCTGGCAGCTTCGCAGCACCGTGTTCGAGTCGATCGTCGCCGAGCGCTCGCCGATCACTCCCGTCATCGTGTCGACCGAGGACTATCGCAGCTCCGGGCTCACGCAGGCATCCCTTCGCGGTGGCGACTATCACGGCGCAGAGACGATGACCGACCGCGCCGAGCTTGCGGCCACACTGTGCCGAAAGGTCAAGCGGCCGCTCGTGTATCTCTACCACGCCGAGCTCGACCAGGCGGGGCACAAGCACGGCTCGGAGTCGGGCAACTGGCTCGAGAAGCTCGAGGAACTCGACTACTCGATTTCGCAGTTGCTCGATCAGCTGCCCGCCGATATCGGCGTCCTCGTCACCGCCGACCACGGCATGATCGACATCCCGCACGAGGAACAGATCGACTTCGAGGGCGACCTGCTCCAGGGTGTGCTCGCCGTCGCGGGCGAGCCTCGCCTGCGGCACATTTACCTCGACGAGGCGGCAGACGCCCGCGCGCTCGCGCGTCGGTACGAGGATGCGGAGGGCGAGCGAGCCTGGGTCTTCACGCGTGAGGAACTCCTCGCCACCGGGCTCTACGGCTCGAATGTCGCTGAGGCCGCCCGCGAACGCATCGGGGACCTCGTGGTCGCCGCTCGTGACCGCGTCACCTACTTCACGCCCGGGATGCCCGCGAGCATGCGGCTCATGATCGGCCAGCACGGTTCGCTCACGAACGAAGAAACGATCGTGCCGCTCATTCGACACGGTGCCTTTTAG
- the sepH gene encoding septation protein SepH, translating to MQELRFVGLEDDWLIATNDNGERFRLRADESLREALRPRPAARPEGPRVPPRQIQQLIRAGRTVDEVVELTGADSETVERFEGPILAERGYIVEQARGVAVRLQSQIDPLSREGATFGTTIDDRLEQLGAKDVRWDAWKDPETGWHVGLNFVTEDVSRNALWTFDSRAHSLHPSSPAAVTLSQQGEPSSLMGPHLRAVKRDPTDRVIPLDSFETATEELSTPTDQDLTTHETADLLEALRRRRGERQHATYEEEAEFSVTDSGSNEAADVESSGSGSERVTPFARPRTTAADAGADRGNAAAPGNSASGDSASGDGASGDRAPWASVSGNSATGDSVSGDSTADDATGHMNSAHRADKPEPSDKSAQVPLDTLEPAEAPRGARGKAGRKRGGRPSMPSWDEIVFGTKGDDE from the coding sequence ATGCAGGAACTACGCTTCGTCGGCCTCGAAGACGATTGGCTCATCGCCACGAACGACAACGGTGAGCGGTTTCGGCTGCGCGCGGACGAATCGCTTCGTGAAGCCCTGCGACCTCGTCCTGCCGCTCGCCCGGAGGGGCCGCGCGTCCCACCCCGCCAGATTCAGCAGCTTATCCGCGCTGGGCGAACAGTTGACGAAGTCGTCGAACTGACCGGCGCCGATTCCGAAACCGTCGAACGTTTCGAGGGGCCGATCCTCGCGGAACGCGGATACATCGTCGAACAGGCACGTGGAGTGGCGGTCCGCCTGCAATCGCAGATCGACCCACTCTCCCGCGAGGGCGCGACCTTTGGGACGACGATCGATGACCGCCTCGAGCAGCTCGGCGCCAAAGACGTCCGCTGGGATGCATGGAAAGACCCGGAGACGGGCTGGCACGTCGGGCTCAACTTCGTCACGGAGGATGTGTCCCGCAACGCGCTCTGGACATTCGACTCGCGCGCTCACTCGCTCCACCCATCCTCCCCCGCCGCTGTAACGCTCTCGCAGCAGGGCGAACCGTCCTCGCTCATGGGACCCCACCTGCGGGCCGTCAAGCGCGACCCCACCGACCGGGTCATCCCCCTCGACAGTTTCGAGACTGCCACCGAAGAGCTCAGCACCCCGACCGATCAGGACCTCACGACGCACGAGACGGCCGACCTCCTCGAGGCACTACGACGCCGGCGGGGGGAACGCCAGCACGCAACCTATGAGGAAGAGGCCGAGTTCAGCGTCACCGATTCCGGCTCGAATGAGGCCGCTGACGTCGAGAGCTCAGGCTCCGGCTCAGAGCGCGTAACCCCGTTCGCGCGCCCGCGGACCACTGCGGCGGATGCTGGCGCCGACCGGGGCAACGCAGCTGCACCGGGCAACAGCGCGTCCGGGGACAGCGCGTCAGGCGACGGCGCGTCAGGCGACCGTGCGCCCTGGGCCAGTGTGTCCGGCAACAGCGCGACCGGAGACAGCGTGTCGGGCGACAGCACTGCCGATGACGCCACCGGCCACATGAACAGCGCCCACCGCGCAGACAAGCCCGAGCCATCCGACAAGTCAGCGCAGGTGCCGCTCGACACCCTCGAGCCGGCCGAGGCGCCACGCGGCGCACGGGGCAAGGCGGGCCGCAAGCGCGGCGGTCGTCCCTCAATGCCGAGCTGGGACGAGATCGTCTTCGGCACCAAAGGCGACGACGAGTAG
- a CDS encoding DUF4193 domain-containing protein → MATDYDAPRKTEEDTDSIEALKERVPASGSPNVDIDQGDGVHGFDLEASDLSDVEIETVVIPRQEDEFTCMECFLIKNRSQLSPDSTPDNPICNDCAA, encoded by the coding sequence ATGGCCACCGACTACGACGCTCCGCGTAAGACAGAAGAAGACACCGACTCGATCGAGGCGCTCAAGGAACGCGTTCCGGCTTCCGGCTCGCCCAACGTCGATATCGACCAGGGTGACGGCGTGCACGGGTTCGATCTCGAGGCATCCGACCTCAGCGATGTCGAGATCGAGACCGTGGTGATTCCGCGTCAGGAAGACGAGTTCACCTGCATGGAGTGCTTCCTCATCAAGAATCGTTCGCAGCTGTCGCCGGACTCCACTCCGGACAACCCGATCTGCAACGACTGCGCGGCTTAG